The Lepus europaeus isolate LE1 chromosome 5, mLepTim1.pri, whole genome shotgun sequence genome includes the window GTCCAGGTGCTCCCTGAAACAAAGcccaggcagaggagggggcagggctgggccccccAGGGTTTTCCCTCCCAGACAGGCAGGGCCCCCTCATCGCCTCCTGGGCTCTCACTCACCAGGTGATGGAGGCTCCGTTCCCTAGGAGGCCCTGGATCTCCTCGCGACACTGGTGCTGATGCTCGGGGTGCGTGGCCAGAGCATAGAAGATCCAGGAGACGCCGCTGGCCACGGTGTCGTGGCCTTCGAACATGAATGTGTCCACCTCGGCGCGGAGGTCCTGATCAGACAGGCTGCTCCCGTTCTCCATCTGGGGGAGGCCACAGCAGGAGAGAGGGCACGGGCTCTGTCCCTGGCTCTGTGCTTCCAGGCCAAGCTCGGGCCTGCCCTGCACACACTGACCTTGGCAAAGAGGAGGACATCTAGGAAATCCAAGCGCCTCTTCCTGCTGACCTTCTCCAGCTCCCCCTCCTGCTGCAGCTGAGCCTTCCTCTGCTTGATCACTCGGTCTGCCCCAGAGCAGTGGTTATCAGAGCAGCtgagagccccagctgccccaacCTGGCTGCCCTCGAGGTCAGGGTGGGCGTGGGAGTGGGTGTGTGGGTCAGGGGTGGGACCCAGCATCCTGGGATGGAGGGCAGGCCTCCCTGCATTAGCACAGCCCAGGAGCCTCAGCTGAttgctgctgggctggggcctcACTCAGTCATCGCCTGTGTGATGGGAACCCCTGCCAGCACCTGGCAGCCCAGCATCTCAGCTCCCGACCCTGCACCAGGGAGGTACCcagtgtgtgtgtcccagctccTGTAGGAGGAGCatgggcctggctctgccttgtGAGTTGTCATCAGCTCCTTTGGGCTGTGCTGGTTAAGGAGGGGGacacaggaggaggaggcagaaccTGTGTGCTCGTGGGCGAGCTGGCAGGCACGGTGGGCCAAGCGGCCTTCAGGGCTCAGCCTGTAGAGGGTGTCGCTCTGGTGAAAGATGTTCCTCACCCGGGCAAACACCAAGTTGTTCAGGTCATTGATGGCCTGGATGTAGGAGTGGGAATTCCTGAGGAGAGGACGTGGATGAGGTCAGAGTGGAGGGGCCTCTAATCTGGAGGCAGAGTGGGGCTCTGGGAGGAGATTCCTCCCCACGCTGGGGACAGGCAGCATGGAGACACACACCACTTCTGTTTGCAGTCCTTGTGACCTTGGGGCCTCTGTAGGATGGCAGGAGAGCCAGGCTCCCACCtgtgctgggtggggggaggggggcgtcaGGGATCCACGGCTGAGGCAGGAGGACTCTGGTCTGCAGTTAGAGCTCGGTGTGGGCTGGGTCAGCCTCTTGCCTTTTGTGGAGGTGAGCATGCAAGTTCCACCCCCCTCCCCGAGCTGGCTGGCAGGTGCTTGCACACTGATGGTGAGCACAAGGACCCTTCAGGTGGAGGTCATTACGGACCTGCTGTCCAGCTGGACGCTGCCCTGGTAGCTGAAGGCGCACTTCATGATGGTGTCCAGGGTCATCAGGGAGACGTGTTGGAAGACCTCCAGCGAGGAGTCCTGGCTGACCAGCTGCTCCCATTTGTCCTGTAGGGAGAGTGAGCCTTGTTCTTGTTTCCCAcccaaggcctgggccagggagctgaggctcttttttttttttttttttgtatttgacagatagagttagagagagaaacttagagaaaggtcttccttcagttggttcacccccaaaatggccgctacggccagaactatgccaatccgaagccaggggctaggtgcctcctcttggtctcccatgtgggtgcagggcccaagcacttgggccatcctccactgccttcctgggccaatgcagaaagctggactggaagaggagcaactgggactagaacccggtgcccacaagggatgccagcaccgcaggcagaggattaaccaagtgagccacagcgccagcccctccgaGTTTACATTATATTACATTAGTTTACATTAAATTTTGAAGTTTGGAATTCTGTTACAATCTTTGATTTATgagaaacttttttctttaatgataaGTAGTAGAGTGACTCTTCAGTGTTTGATACCTGAGCCAGTCCCAAGACACTGGCAGGCCCATGGCTAAGAGATGGTTGTGTCAAGGCAAAAGAAACTCATGGGACATATAGTAGCACTTTTAATGGGGATATCAAGGTACTTCAATTCCTTGTCTTTCATCAGATGTTTGCTGAGCATGGTTGAGTCAGACATCAGAGTTCGGATTGGAGTGTTCGTATGGCGGAGTGTTCGTATGGCAGGGTGTGGACCTACTGTGCATTCATTTCATGGGTTTCCAAATCTATGCAGTAGCCTTGGGTCCCTGGCCAGAGCCTGGCCGAGTGACATCCCGGAGCATCTGCCCTACAAGTAAAGCTTCCACTGTGCAGGCCAGCCAACGGTATACTATCCTGCTGTCAGGAAGGATTGACCATGCCTCTAGTCCTCCATGTTGAAGACTTGGAAAGAGGAAGCTAGGGTCCTGTGTCCCAGATAGTCCTCTTGGTACAATAAGCAATGAGTGAGTACAATATCATGCCTTTGCTCCACTTTGGGGAGCCCTACTCTCATATTAATGGTCTAAGAGTGCTATTCCATGGGGCTGTGGGTGATGGCTGTCTGTGCACCACTTGTGTTTGATAGAGGAGCCTGTGAGTGGtgaaggttttgtgtgtgtgtgtgtgtgtgtgtgtgagagagagagagagagagagagacgggctCACCAGCATGATTTGGACGGAGTCTGCCATGAGCCCCACGTAGGGCTTTAGGATGTCGTAGTGGAAAGCTGGGGTGAGCATGCGCCGGTGCTGGAACCACTTCTGCCCATTCAGTAGGAGCAGACCATACCCTGGCCAGAGACAGGTAAGTGTGCACATGTAGTATACTGGATGTGAGAAACCACCGAGGATAATCTGGGAAGAACTGAGCAGTGTACAGGGAGCAAAAACTCAGAAGAAAGTGGAATGTCTTGGACAAAAGGCAGGGAAGGCACGATGCTCTGCACAAGGAGGAATTTCCCTCCTGGGCTGGTACATGAGCATGGGGTAAAGACTGCAAAGAGCTGGGGCAGATCTAGGAGGGACTTAGTTAATGTCCAGCTGGGAACGTCTGGTGACAACTGAGCTGTGCTGTGGCAGGTGCTGAGTCCCAGGGGGCTTGCACCAGCCTGAGGAAGGGCTGAGGGTCTGTATGGCAGATGACAAATGAGGCTGGTGTCAAGGCGAGACTCGTGAGAGTGGCGGCTGGCACCTTGCTCTCCGTGAGGCAGTGAAAGCTCACTACCCTAGCTGGGGAAGGGACTGCTGTCCTGCTTTAGGCATACATACCAATCCAGGGGGCCAAGAACTCGTAGACACTGCGAGCCTTTGGGTCTGAAAGGTAAGCAAGGACTTTACAGGAAAATAGCTATGACCAAATGAAGCAGCTCCCAAGGTAGCTGACATCCGACCAGGGCTGCCATCATGTCTGTTGGCTGTGAGTTGGGAGTTGGTCCCAGACCACTTTCTACTtgcttccctcccctctttcAATTTTGTCTTCAGTTGAGTTTGGGTgtattcagggtggtatggctgtaGACCAATTTTGTCTTCAAAGTTAATTTGGCTTGGGCAGGTAGACTCAAGGCAGCAGGAGTCAAACACCCACTGGACTGGAATAGTGAGTTAGCAAGAACACAGGCTATATCCTCCATGCCAAAGAATAAGACaaatcctgtgtttttttttctacaaatagATCACGGGTTGGCCACCTCAAGACTCAGGACAGCCAACAACTAGAAGTTCCAAACTCAAGTTGGTATGGATATAAAAGTTTTTTTCAAAACTGGGACAATTTACATGACAGGTCatctcaattttcttttaaaaacaa containing:
- the LOC133759762 gene encoding cytochrome P450 4A5-like is translated as MSMSVLSPTQLPGSLSGLLQVAALLGLLLLLFKVAQLYLRRQWLLRALQQFPCPPSHWLLGHSGEFQKNQELPQILKWVEKFPSAFPQWLWGSNVRVQLYDPDYMKVILGRSDPKARSVYEFLAPWIGYGLLLLNGQKWFQHRRMLTPAFHYDILKPYVGLMADSVQIMLDKWEQLVSQDSSLEVFQHVSLMTLDTIMKCAFSYQGSVQLDSRNSHSYIQAINDLNNLVFARVRNIFHQSDTLYRLSPEGRLAHRACQLAHEHTDRVIKQRKAQLQQEGELEKVSRKRRLDFLDVLLFAKMENGSSLSDQDLRAEVDTFMFEGHDTVASGVSWIFYALATHPEHQHQCREEIQGLLGNGASITWEHLDQMPYTTMCIKEALRLYPSVPAVSRDLSKSVTFPDGRSLPKGIMVTLSIYGLHHNPKVWPNPEVFDPSRFAPGSARHSHAFLPFSGGSRNCIGKQFAMNELKVAVALTLLRFELLPDPRNVPVPTARVLLKSINGIHLHLRKLH